One Oncorhynchus mykiss isolate Arlee unplaced genomic scaffold, USDA_OmykA_1.1 un_scaffold_222, whole genome shotgun sequence genomic window, gcaggttatgtacatcaaaacaCCTTTttggtgaatttaaccactttcGGTAGTTCCAGgaatcttagaatcaacacaggtagacctcatagtgcgATGCGCCGCCACAATGGTGTTTGTTTAGTAAAGTCAGATCAATGTCTTGGACGATCACCTAATGATAAATTAGTAGTCCACATCACCAAATATTATAGCATAACATTACTGTTACAACAAAAAACAAATTTCTTACGAGATTTTAGGATGGTTTGCTGAATCGTCCCAAACTCAACATCGCGCAATTAGGCAGAATGTGCTTTGATGAAAACAAAATACAGGAATTCAAAATAATTCAACACCATCTGCTCTAATTTGCTCACCAAACAGTAATCCAAGAAGATTtaaatgcatattcccatgaaactgattgaaaTCAAACGATTGGCATGCAGACGCAGCTTGGTCTTTTCACTGGTAAAACGTGAAGAATTATCATTCAATATTGACAGTGATGAAGCCATGGCCTTTTTTGAAATGAGGTATGCCTAACTTCGTGATTGAGGGTATTAAATATTTTCAACGTTCTTGAGACAATGTGTGGGGAAAGGCAGGTGTTACAAGTTTAAATTGTTTTTGCTTCGCTGGGAAGTCTTGAGTTGTTCAGGGATGTGTGATGTCAGAATTACAGAATTCAACCTAGCAATAGACTGGTCATAACTTATGGAGGTCTAATACATGAATATAACTTATAGATAGAAAAAGCTCTTACCATGACTAACAGTTGTCCTAATCTTCTCCTCCacttcttcatctttaatgttgacattcagctccagtgtttgactgcagtcttccagcttcactgatgccatctctggatcctgcagtgcaaactgggctccactgtcacaatcaggacccagtgactgtaggtttctactcagtgtggaaggagagaggcaggctgggattgtcctcactgttgatgttaaCGGCTTCAGACTTAATCTGAGTCGGTCTGTAGTAATAAAGACAAACGGACACAAAAGTTATTTTCTTGACAGTTCTGGCACTTTATTCTGTAAAAatattttcttgtttttcttgTTCAATTATCTTATTTCAGTAGATCAGGTAGATAATCCCTGACAATACATTCATTCACATTAGACACAAAGTACACATTTTAAATTGTACAACATAAGTGCACTTTGTCCCATTATGATTTTCCAATTGAAGAATCTTCCCTTCCTGAACCTGACTAGCACAAGATATTAACAATCTACCACTTTCAATGTTTTactaaacctttatttaaccaggtaggctcgttcagaacacgttctcatttacacgGCTGCATCCCAGTTTAACTACACCTATTTTTATGGCCTTGGTTAATCAGGGTGTAAATGAGGCCCTGTGGTCTCCTCAAACACCTCCCAACTTTCCACTCTAACACATTATTACTGGCAGACACTTggtcctccatggaatgagtttgacacgtgctccGATTCATCCGCATTAATCGACGCCATTCCATGCAGTTGGCCTCTCTCTCCAAATGGTGAAGGATAACTTCAGTTAGCTTCCCTCAATTTTGACACTATCACACAGCCTCATGTCGCCATTTCACCACGAATAAACTCATAGAAAGACGACCGAAATCGTTCCCGCCATTTGACTTGCCTCGTCCGAACCATCCTGATCTCGCGAGCTTTAATTAACGaaacagtgtatgtaaactcgcgAGAACAGGATGGTTCGGACGAGGCTATTTACCAGCTCATAAACATTTTACACAAAACCAAGAACATGTAAAAACGAACTCAAATAAATGGAATCTTTATGAAATGACTTTCACGAAATGATGTACATACACTCAGATAAACCCAAAGTCTAGTTATGTGACttgtaacatttttttttaacacgTTCTTCACTCACTCGGTTTGACCCCAAAATAACACATACAATTAAAACCTTTACCAAACGTGATAATACATTGACGGATTTGTTACCTAGCGTGTTATATATTCTCTCGACATTAGAAAGTTTAAACATGCTATTACATACCTACAATGATACATTAGAAACGGACACAACCACTATCGACTTCAAAACACAGTTCTGTCGTTTCGACCCGGAACTTCCTGTTCCCCACTACTATGGCGCAGCAGCGTCATCTTCTTCTCTGGTATAATGACATTTACACAAATATAACGTGtctgccgccacctactgtaaggTTAGTAAACTgtagaagaaaatacatttcCTTTACGGAAAAGGGGAGGGGGAACAACGACGTCAAAACAAAATACATAAATAGATAAATAACAACATCCCACTCGTTCAGTCACAGTCCGATTCAAATCACATCCCTACACAGTCTCATGGGCCTCGTAGCGAGGAACATCTTCAGTCAGTATTCCCTgcaatcagtggtgtaaagtacttaagtacaaaCATTTAAGTGCCACATCagtagtttttggggggtatctgtactttacttttgaTATATTTTGACAACTTCAACttctacttcactacattcctaaagaaaataatgtactttcagctccatacattttccctgacacccaaaagtactcgttagaTTTTGAATGATTAGCAGGACAGGGAAACATTTAATTTTAAATTCGcgcatccctactgcatctgatctgttggactcactaaacacaaatactttaTTAGTAAATTATGGATGTGatcttaaattcaatctggagtgccagagtgcgcttggtcgttcgtaaattcagagcgttgtcagactgTCAGTTCGTatcgctctcggagcgttcagagccacactggacgctctggcggaggaggagggttgattcaagcgttctgacctcacaacggcagtcaagcatccaaGATAACTGGTTagcattggctagcttgctagctactttcaGTACAAATGAGAGAACTCTGGCCGTTTTACTCGCCTTAGCAAAGCTGGTTAGGCTgtgttcatgttatccagagagcATTGGTGACTTTAACTGTGCTacaggcaacaatttaattacgttttATTTGCCGACGTTTCCTGACACCGGCCGTACTCACGGCTTGCTAAGCTTTGATCAATTATTCTGTCCTCTGGCACTCAGaccagagtgctctgaaatcggaatatatagccagagcgaatttagaAACGCgccctgagtgttggagtgtgcccctgactatccaAACATTTACATTTCAAGAAAATCTTTTGCTTAATATAATGgctttgaaattatttatacttttacctttgatacttatgtatatgtaacagtataactttagactgtcccctcgcccatactcgggcgcgaactagggaccctctgcacacatcaacaacagtcacccatgaagcatcgttacccatcgccccacaaaagccgcggcacttgcagagcaaggggaactactacttcaaggtctcagagcaagtgacgtcaccgattgaaacgctatttagcgcgcaccaccgatAACTAGTtagctatttcacatccgttacatatatgtcaaaccaaatactttatacttttactcaagtggtatttGACTGGGTGGATTTCACTTTAAGCTTGATAGGAAAGGACTCaagcatctttacttttactcaattatgacaagtgggtactttttccaccactgcctgcAATGCTTCCAATGTTAATTACTGAACTCCCAAAAACCTTTCAGCCGCACGAACAATTAATGTTTACATTCGGTATTCTTCAACTGGCAAACGACATTATGAATCTCAACAGGCTGCGGGGCATACACTGCCATAGCTTCCTCAGCACCAATCGCTCTTTAAACTATTTCCCGCGCCTCCCAGTAGGAGAACTACTGTACAGTTTCTTGATGTGGATGTTCCCTGAAAAATAAAATTTGATACATGACATTGGTCAGTTTCGGTGTTATGAAACTGATGGAGactatttgtaaaaaaatatatataaatatttatgtatttatttaactaggcacaaaGCATACAtaacaggttaggataattaaagtGGAGGTTAGGATATTTAAGGTGTCTGGTTAGGTGAATAAGCATGGCAGGTGAGGAGACTGAGGTTAACGTTAGGAAAAGGGTTTGCGGTCTGCAATTACACCCTTCTCGGATCAAGGGGCCAGGCTTCCAGTCGATAAGCATGCTTTCTAAGTGCTCAGAGGGCATTTTTGGTACTGCAGTTCAGCTGAAGCACGGCTCACTTCCCATTGAATTCCCAtagcaaagtaaataaaataaaaaatatatataatattttatcATCAAGTTTGTAAATAAAACATCCATTGAATTATTCAAGTACTTGCCTTAGAGTCAGATTTTTTCCCATCACTCACAGCCAAAGATAACTATTTTAGATTCATGATGTGAGGTGGGTGAGTTTATGTCACATGCAGATGCTGAAGGGAAAACACACCTCTTGATCTGCGTGTTTATAATGTAGGTCAAGGAGCAGCCTCGTCTCATAGAccagatgtaacatagtaaatataAATCCGAGACTCTCAAAATAGtgtgatatgttacattatggttccataagacagaaggttacttaataCATGGAATTTGGTGGTGCTGTACTGTAACAGCGAGCTGAGCCAGTAGAAAGTATTGACGCCAGGGATATATTGTTGGTGACTGTGTGTTCCTGAAGTTAGTTTTGcgttttttattattttacttcTGGTACCCTCCTACCTGAGAGGCATGAGGCCAGTGTGGCGTTGCACTGTTAAAATCATCCCAGTGTGGAGATGAAACACCTGTGTGCTGCAAAGATACAtgctctgtcctctctgctctaCCTAGGTGTTTTAATGTGGGTAATACAGAGATAATACTAATACAGAgagaaccactgctctacctAGGTGTTTTAATGTTGGTAATACTAATATATAGATAATACTAATAGAGATAACCACTGCTCTACCTAGGTGTTTTAATGTTGGTAATACTAATATAGAGATAATACTAATAGAGATAACCACTGCTCTACCTAGATGTTTTAATGTGGGTAATACAGAGATAATACTAATACAGAgagaaccactgctctacctAGGGTAATACAGAGATAATACTAATACCGAGAGAACCACTGATCTACCTAGGTGTTTTAATGTGGGTAATACTAATACAGAgagaaccactgctctacctAGGTGTTTTAATGTGGGTAATACTAATACAGAgagaaccactgctctacctAGGTGTTTTAATGTGGGTAATACAGAGATAATACTAATACGGAGAGAACCACTGCCCTACCTAGTGTTTTAATGTGGGTGAAACAGAGATAATACTAATACCGAGATAACCACTAATCTACCTAGGTGTTTTTATGTTGGTAATACTAATACAAATAACCACTGCCCTACCTAGTGTTTTAATGTGACTCATACAGAGATAACCATTGGACATGCATTTTCCATTATGCCTTTGTGTTTACCACTTCAGATCCTTAAATTGTAGTTTAAAGCATATACAGGGCATTATacaagaccccttgactttttccacatattgttacgttTCAGGCTTAtacaaaaatggattaaatgcatGTTTtacccctcatcaatatacacataatgacaaagtgaaaaaagttTAGTAATTTGTCAATTTATAAAAAtgaataccttatttgcataaatattcagactgtaacgctcaatgagtgaatgggtgttgagtcaggcgcagagagcaaaggatgTGGGAAAAAACATGCTTTAATGTCCAAAATCAAAGGAACAAAATAGCTTAAATAACCCCACCCGAACAACCAAACaatgaacaggtgaaaccaattagacaaaaccaaacgaacacggaacaaaggatcggtggcagctagtagaccggcgacgacgaccgccaccCGAACAACCAAACaatgaacaggtgaaaccaattagacaaaatCAAACGAACACGGgacaaaggatcggtggcagctagtagacctgcGACAACGACCCCACCCGAACAACCAAACaatgaacaggtgaaaccaattagacaaaaccaaacgaacacgGAACAAAGGATcgatggcagctagtagaccggcgacgacgaccgccacccgaacaagaaggggagccaccttcggtaatattcgtgacacaGACCCTTTCCTCTGAGACTCAAAATtcagctcaagtgcatcctgtttccattgatcatccttgagatgtttctacaacttgattggagtccacctgtggcaaattcaaatGTATGGACATGAAAAGGAtcacacctgtctttataaggtcccacagttgacagtgcaagtcagagcaaaaaccaagcaatgaggtcgaagaaattttccgttgagctccgagacagatttgtggtgaggcacagatctggggaagagtaccaaaacatttctcaaTTCTCTGTTGGCTGGGGTCCCCGCTTGTGCCTTCAAACTCCTACCCTACATTGGGCACAAACCTTTTTAGGGCTtgcgagtggcgcagcagtctaaggcacctcatctcagtgcaagagacatcactacagtccctggtttgaatcctagctgaatcacatctggccatgattgggagtcccatagggaagcgcacaattggcccagcatcggtTGGGATTGGCTGGgataggccttcattgtaaataagaatttgttctttactgacttacctagtaaaataaaataaaaaaaattggacgcatgccagcaaagccactaaacaatacattaattcaaatcaaatcaaatccaatttatttatatagcccttcgtacatcagctgatatctcaaagtgctgtacagaaacccagcctaaaaccccaaacagcaagcaatgcaggtgtagaagcacggtggctaggaaaaactccctagaaaggccaaaacctagaaagaaacctagagaggaaccaggctatgtggggtggccagtcctcttctggctgtgccgggtggagattataacagaacatggccaagatgttcaaatgttcataaattaccagcatggtcgaataataataaggcagaacagttaaaactggagtagcagcacggtcaggtggactggggacagcaaggagtcatcatgtcaggtagtcctggggcatggtcctagggctcaggtcctcagagagagagaaagaaagagagaaggagagaattagagaatgcacacttagattcacacaggacaccgaataggacaggagaagtactccagatacaacaaactgaccctagcacccccgacacaaactactgcagcataaatactggaggccaTAATTGCACTAtataattgcactataacagtgagaaacagtgcccacaaactgttaggaccAACAGCATAGTCTCAACAACTTACCACTGCTttcacctggctatcagcggagccttgtctggcaacgaaacatttcattcagcctcatttactgccttttaaaataacatggctgacttacttaaacaaatgtggtttctactgacaattgagatgtacaaactatggcataaggggacgataagaggcaatccgtaatttcgattaagacattaatgagcgagctaggacggacgtagtcaatgtaactatttgttcagcactttggaaatgtacagcgacagaattcagaacatgggccgtccttacagtgttctccctgtacgccaagtcagaaccgtaggataaataaaggggcatATATGCAGACAATGAAaattcttacaatattcaatgattacatttctcaaaaacaggttataggctacatgtgaaccaccaagtcagaacagtaggcaaaattaagatgTGAAACTAGATACAATTATTAGGGTGGggaacatgggctactaacatcttactacacaacatacacttagtattactttcttagctacagtatacatatcttcctggcatattacataatttatgcagcagcatacaagacatttttggacttactttgttgtgctgtgctcacttgaacaggaaggtggcgcggcagtAATTTGTGGGCATATTTTGTCATCAAAATTCGTCAACAAATtatggcattctctggatttgtggtgctttcaagacaactgggaactcgaagaagaaaaaaaaggaatcatgatgacgtcagtgatcttcaggtcgtagctgtagaaagaggcccgagttcccaatttacaattccgagttggatgaaagttcaaaacgtattttctcaGTCGTTTTTCCCTCAGTGTTTTtccccaagttcccagttgttttgaactcacACAAGTCAGATTTTGCAGTACCGAGTTAAGTTGATTTGAGCGTGGCACAAATCaagcttcattgacagcatggccaatgttgaatgtttacagttttaaactaggaaaagagacccttaatcttagacttgggaccacacagccactccactgaatagcaggctaatgattgctttgcaatgcttgcagtttgccactgattccttccaaaccactcattgttgaatttgcaatttgttgtgtgatgtttatgtccaatgaccgatgagcaccgatacattttatctataatttctcattATTTCTCTTAATATGACaaagattaaaaaggatttgccagtagactgtcaacttgattcatgatgatgactgctagctcagatgttgaaagtatgatgttgacatgatcagtccaataaAAGCGACTGTAGATATCACATGATTTGAAGTTATTCTATCtgtggacaatgaccttaagccttcttggatgggcacttctaatgtaactctatggcagcacccaagggccTTGAATTTTCAAtttctacccttagacttggcagtGACGTCTTGTCCCCAtgaatgacagaacactgagccgaTCACGGCGCAAAGCTCCCTATTTTCTGCGGGCTTGCCCCACCTCCACAGAAGGCTGAagacctgcattttggagctgccttactcaagaaaacaaaaaaaagagtccatgtttgtatgcagctttattaataACTCAATTatatgtttttttacattgtttgcaaacagaTAATTTATTTCACTGTTTTATCGCTAAAACTATGGGGCTCAAAACAGATGgctcacctgccctgaatgatgggtctcCCATAGAACACTGCAGTCCGTCTGGGTGTTTAACCTTCCCAAGTtcccccatgtcaccctgctcctccatacattccactggcttccagtcgaagctcacatccactacaagacaATGGTGTTTACTTACGGTGCAGCAAGAAGAACTGCCCCAtctctaccttcaggctatgctcaaaccctgtatcccaacccgagcactcagttctgccacctctggtctcatGGCCGTCCCACTGCTACAGGAGGTCAAGCTCCctctcagcccagtcaaagcacttctctgtcctggcaccccaatggtggcaCCAGCTTCCCTctgatgctaggacagcagagtacCTGCCCATCTGCCCGAAAAGGTCTGAAATCATACGTCTTTAAAGAGTATCTCCCCcaaataatactactactactactaataataataataataagtgacACTGGCTAATTGAGGAGAAATGTgtttactgtgatatgtggttgtctcacctggcTATCTCAAGATGAATGTGCTTAATGTGCTGGTGACGTCACAGGGTCAGAGAGAACTCCTGACTGTAGTCATACAAAAACACTCCGGGCACTCAGcccataagaaccattcatactgtcagatctaatatgaagaactgaatacaaccataagaaccattcatacagtcagatctaatatgaagaactgaatacaaccataagaaccattcatactgtcagatctaatatgaagaactgaatacaaccataagaaccattcatactgtcagatctaatatgaagaactgaatacaaccataagaaccattcatactgtcagatctaatatgaagaactgaatactAAAGAGAAGAAGAGGTTGACCAGTACATATTCATGTAACTTTATTTTTCATTGGCAGATCAATAAACTTTGCTTCAATGCAGTTATTCAAACACATTCATGATCAGTAACTAAAATAACTAATCTAGTTTGAAAGACAATTAATAAACACATGGATTCATTTCATAAACTGTGTATcattaaataaagttgtaaaataATCCCCCCAAACTAGTGTTGAAAagtgatcatcacaccatctctatctgatacatgttaggggcggaaggtagcctcgtggttggagcgttgggccagtaaccaaaaggtccccgagctgacaaggtaaaactctgttgttctgcctctgaacaaggcatttaacccactgttcctaggccatcattgtaaataagaattagttcttattAACAGACTTgcagagttaaataaaggttcaaaaaatgtatttttaaagaaGTGTCTACTAGATGCATGAGGACTGCAGGAGAGAATTCAATATGtatatctctaccataagccacctctaacgtccttttagagaatttggcaggacatccaaccggcctcacaactgcagatcacatgtaaccacggcagcccaggacctcttcacctgcaggattgtctgaggtggtggggggaggggctgagtagtatttctgtctgtaatcaaGACCTTCTGTGGGGAAAAAGTCATGCCGATTGAATggtcctggctcccaagtgggcctatgccctcccaagtCCCACCCATGGCggagcccctgcccagtcatgtgaaatccatagattatggcctcttatttaaaatgactgatttccttatacgaactatacatctttgaaattgttgtgtttAAATTGTTCAGAATAATACGACTTCTAGGAAGTATCGTATGTTAAGAATTACAATTCTTACGTTATTTTACGCATTGctattcatacaatatgttacgaacttGTAATATGTAAGATATGCTAACATACTAAGTAGTTACATgctatgttacgaattccaatttgttgttgctaatgttagctaggttagGGGTGAGGGGTTAAATGGTtttaggggaaaggttagctaacatACTAAGTAGTTGCATGctaagctaacatgctaagtaatagctaaaaagtagtaagtagttgcaaatttgctgattagctaaaatgctacagtcctccttgaTGAGATTCTAAACACAGCAGCCTTTGGCTAGAAGTTTGAGTTACACGCCCACCCTTCCACAGAGCAGGAGTAagacttctctcctgtgtgactACATTGGTGTGTTAAGTTGCTATGGTGAGAGAAACTCACCCAAAAGTGTGAGTAGGCTTCTCTCATgcgtgtgttctctgatgaactatAAGATCGGTTGCTGTTTTGAAGCATTTTACACAAACAGAGCAAGAGTATGCCTTCTCTCCTTTATGtatatgttggtgtgtgtttaaGGTATCCAGTCAAGAGAAACTCACCCCACAGTCAGAACAggagtaaggcttttctcctgtacgTGTACTCTGATTAACTTTTAGCTTAGTTGATGTagtgaagcattttccacagtcagagcaggagtatggcttctcccctgtatgtatacgttcatgtgattTTAAGTTGGAAAGTTGCGAGAAACtagttccacagtcagagcagacttaaggcttctctcctgtgtgtatacgttggtgtgtttttaaggTGCCCAGCTGACAGAAACtcgccccacagtcagagcagacttaaggcttctctcctgtatgtatacgttcatgtgattGTAAATGGGAAAGTTGAGAGAAACtcgccccacagtcagagcaggaataaggcttctctcctgtgtgtgttctctgatgaacttttagatgAGTTGATGTTctgaagcattttccacagtcagagcaggagtaaggcttttctcctgtacgtgttctctgatgaacttttagatgagtcgatgttgtgaagcatttacacagtcagagcagtaataaggcttctctcctgtgtgtgttctctggcgAACTTTTAGCACAGTTGATGTtttgaagcattttccacagtcagagcaggagtatggcttctcccctgtatgtataTGTTCATGTGATTTTAAGTTGGAAAGTTGCGAGAAACtagttccacagtcagagcagacgtaaggcttctctcctgtgtgtatacgttggtgtgtttttaaggTGCCCAGCTGACAGAAACtcgccccacagtcagagcagacttaaggcttctctcctgtatgtatacgttcatgtgattGTAAATGGGAAAGTTGAGAGAAACtcgccccacagtcagagcagaagaaaggcttctctcctgtgtgtgttctctgatgaacctttagctcatttgatgttttaaaacgttttccacagtcagagcaggaataaggcttctctcctgtgtgtgttctctgatgaacttttagatgAGTTGATGTTctgaagcattttccacagtcagagcaggaataaggcttctctcctgtgtgtgttctctgatgagcctttagctcatttgatgttttaaaacgttttccagagtcagagcaggaataaggcttctctcctgtgtgtgttctctgatgaacttttagatgAGTTGATGTTctgaagcattttccacagtcagagcaggaataaggcttctctcctgtgtgtgttctctgatgaacctTTAGGTcatatgttttaaaacatttcccacagtcagagcaggaataaggcttcgctcctgtgtgtatacgttcatgtgattTTAAGTGGGAAAGCTGAGAGAAACTAGTTCCACAGTCAGGGCagaagaaaggcttctctcctgtgtgtgttctctgatgaacttttagctcatttgatcttttaaaatattttccacagtcagagcaggaataaggcttctctcctgtgtgtatacgttggtgtgtttttaaggTGCCCAGCTGAGAGAAACtcgccccacagtcagagcagaagtaaggcttctctcctgtatgtgtacgttcatgtgtttttaagGTGGAAAATTTAGAGAAACtagttccacagtcagagcaggaataaggcttttctcctgtgtgtgttctctgatgaacttttagagtagttgatgttgtgaagcattttccacagtcagagcagacgtaaggcttctctcctgtgtgtgttctctggtgaacctTTAGGTCAtataatgttttaaaacattttccacagtcagagcaggagtaaggcttctctcctgtgtgagtcttCTGATGAACCTTTAGCTCATTTGATGTTTTAAAAcgttttccacagtcagagcaggagtaaggcttctgtCCTGTGTGAGTCTTCTGATGAACCTTTAGCTCATTTGATGTTTTAAAACGTTTTCCaaagtcagagcaggagtaaggcttctctcctgtgtgtatttttagGTGTATTTTTAGCTTTAATAGAAATGGGAAAATCTCTTCACAATGTGGGCAGTGATGAGACCTCTTAGCTCTCTGATCTTCCCGCTGTTGCTCTCTGGATGTGGAGAATGTCTCAAAATGGTATCCTGTGTGAACATCAGAAAAAACAGTCAGTTGATGTGATATACAtgttaatcaaatgtattttatgaagccctttttacatcagtagttgtcacaaagtgcttaaccTGTCTGGTTCAAATCCCTTAATTAAaattatttta contains:
- the LOC118948154 gene encoding oocyte zinc finger protein XlCOF6-like isoform X1; the encoded protein is MATGRLRSSLRPVTSTVRTNPTCLSPSTLSPNLQSLGPDCDSGAQFALQDPEMASVKLEDCSQTLELNVNIKDEEEEEKIRTTVSHDRLRLSLKPLTSTVRTIPACLSPSTLSRNLQSLGPDCDSGAQFALQDPEMASVKLEDCSQTLELNVNIKDEEVEEKIRTTVSHGYHFETFSTSREQQREDQRAKRSHHCPHCEEIFPFLLKLKIHLKIHTGEKPYSCSDFGKRFKTSNELKVHQKTHTGQKPYSCSDCGKRFKTSNELKVHQKTHTGEKPYSCSDCGKCFKTLYDLKVHQRTHTGEKPYVCSDCGKCFTTSTTLKVHQRTHTGEKPYSCSDCGTSFSKFSTLKTHERTHTGEKPYFCSDCGASFSQLGTLKTHQRIHTGEKPYSCSDCGKYFKRSNELKVHQRTHTGEKPFFCPDCGTSFSQLSHLKSHERIHTGAKPYSCSDCGKCFKTYDLKVHQRTHTGEKPYSCSDCGKCFRTSTHLKVHQRTHTGEKPYSCSDSGKRFKTSNELKAHQRTHTGEKPYSCSDCGKCFRTSTHLKVHQRTHTGEKPYSCSDCGKRFKTSNELKVHQRTHTGEKPFFCSDCGASFSQLSHLQSHERIHTGEKP